A single Desulfovibrio piger DNA region contains:
- the ftsZ gene encoding cell division protein FtsZ codes for MSQSIVDDIDITLGNNAKLKVIGVGGGGGNAVQNMISSGLQGVQFICANTDMQALSRNNAPVKIQLGEKLTKGLGAGANPAVGREAALESVNAIREAIGDADMVFVTAGMGGGTGTGAAPVVAQTAKEMGALTVGVVTKPFSFEGARRRRFAEEGLEEFKQHVDCLITIPNDRLLAFAPKKTPFSAMLQKANDVLFYAVKGISDVILADGMINLDFADVRTTMSESGMALMGTGVAAGENRAREAAQRAINSPLLEDVSLESAKAVLYNITASMDISTDEIAEIGDIIADATPEDTNIIFGVVYDENIGDELRLTVIATGIDPSAAVVPPVPEPVKSSSVTKFPGSQAAPAARPMEAPQAPAYEQPRPRPVRQRGDWIPQNSYPQGGYGPYSAQDQFEKPTYLRTGATLGQQPLPRRQHNPGHEDFTYSEEDFEIPTFIRTQAD; via the coding sequence ATGTCACAATCCATTGTTGATGATATCGACATCACGCTGGGCAATAATGCCAAGCTCAAGGTCATCGGTGTAGGCGGTGGCGGCGGCAACGCCGTGCAGAACATGATCTCGTCCGGTTTGCAGGGGGTGCAGTTCATCTGCGCCAATACCGATATGCAGGCCCTGAGCCGCAACAATGCCCCGGTCAAGATCCAGCTGGGTGAAAAACTCACCAAGGGCCTGGGGGCCGGTGCCAATCCCGCTGTGGGCCGTGAAGCCGCCCTGGAGAGCGTCAATGCCATCCGGGAAGCCATCGGCGATGCCGACATGGTCTTCGTGACTGCCGGCATGGGCGGTGGCACGGGCACGGGGGCCGCGCCTGTGGTGGCCCAGACCGCCAAGGAGATGGGCGCCCTCACCGTGGGCGTCGTCACCAAGCCCTTCTCGTTTGAAGGAGCCCGGCGCCGGCGCTTCGCCGAAGAAGGGCTGGAAGAGTTCAAGCAGCATGTGGACTGCCTGATCACCATCCCCAATGACCGCCTGCTGGCCTTTGCCCCCAAGAAGACCCCCTTCTCCGCCATGCTGCAGAAAGCCAACGACGTGCTCTTCTATGCCGTCAAGGGCATTTCCGACGTCATCCTGGCCGACGGCATGATCAACCTCGACTTCGCCGACGTGCGTACCACCATGTCCGAATCCGGCATGGCCCTGATGGGCACCGGTGTGGCCGCCGGTGAGAACCGCGCCCGCGAGGCCGCCCAGCGCGCCATCAACAGCCCGCTGCTGGAAGACGTTTCCCTGGAGAGCGCCAAGGCCGTGCTGTACAACATCACGGCGTCCATGGACATCTCCACCGACGAGATCGCCGAGATCGGCGACATCATCGCCGATGCCACGCCTGAAGATACCAACATCATCTTTGGTGTGGTCTACGACGAGAACATCGGCGACGAACTGCGCCTGACCGTCATCGCCACGGGCATCGATCCCAGCGCCGCGGTGGTGCCGCCCGTGCCCGAGCCGGTGAAAAGCTCCAGCGTGACCAAGTTCCCCGGCTCGCAGGCCGCGCCCGCGGCCCGCCCCATGGAAGCGCCGCAGGCCCCTGCCTACGAGCAGCCCCGCCCGCGCCCCGTGCGCCAGCGCGGTGACTGGATCCCCCAGAACTCCTATCCGCAGGGGGGGTACGGTCCCTATTCAGCCCAGGACCAGTTCGAGAAACCGACCTACCTGCGCACAGGCGCCACGCTGGGCCAGCAGCCCCTGCCCCGGCGCCAGCACAACCCCGGTCATGAGGACTTCACCTACAGTGAAGAAGACTTCGAGATTCCCACGTTCATCCGCACCCAGGCCGACTAG
- the ftsA gene encoding cell division protein FtsA — protein sequence MADLIVGLDIGTTKVCAVVGEMAENGLVDVVGIGTRPSHGMRKGVVVNIEQTVQSIRGAIEDAELMAGCEINSVYVGIAGGHIAGINSHGVIAVKGGEVGQRDVERALDAARAVAIPADREVIHILPQEYIVDNQRGIADPLGMAGVRLEVKVHIVTGAVTSAQNIVRSCHRSQLEVSDIALESLASAKAVLTEEERELGVALVDIGGGTTDIAIFANDSIKHTHVLALGGQNLTNDIAFGLRTPIAAAERIKLKYGCALTDMVRHDEFIEVPTVGGRDPSRISRQILAEICEPRMEEILCLVNRTLENSGYKNFLGAGVVLTGGTALIEGCQELGTQIFNLPTRIGYPRNVGGLKDVVNSPKFSTAVGLLRYGAEKEVSGQKKFTPTHSESGVFEGLLARMKKWFSDIS from the coding sequence ATGGCGGATCTCATTGTAGGCCTGGATATCGGCACTACCAAAGTGTGCGCGGTCGTGGGGGAAATGGCGGAAAACGGCCTGGTGGATGTCGTCGGGATCGGCACCCGTCCTTCTCACGGCATGCGCAAGGGCGTGGTGGTGAACATCGAGCAGACCGTGCAGTCCATCCGGGGCGCCATCGAAGACGCCGAGCTCATGGCCGGCTGTGAGATCAATTCGGTCTATGTGGGGATCGCCGGCGGGCATATCGCCGGAATCAACAGTCATGGCGTCATCGCCGTCAAGGGCGGCGAGGTGGGCCAGCGCGACGTGGAACGCGCGCTCGATGCGGCCCGCGCCGTGGCCATCCCCGCCGACCGTGAAGTCATCCACATCCTGCCGCAGGAATATATCGTGGACAACCAGCGCGGCATCGCCGATCCGCTGGGCATGGCGGGCGTGCGCCTGGAGGTCAAGGTGCACATCGTGACCGGGGCCGTGACCTCGGCCCAGAACATCGTGCGCTCCTGCCACCGCAGCCAGCTGGAAGTCTCGGACATCGCCCTGGAGTCCCTGGCCTCGGCCAAGGCCGTACTGACGGAAGAAGAACGGGAGCTGGGCGTCGCCCTGGTGGATATCGGCGGCGGCACCACGGATATCGCCATCTTCGCCAACGATTCCATCAAGCATACCCATGTGCTGGCCCTGGGCGGCCAGAACCTGACCAACGACATCGCCTTCGGCCTGCGCACCCCCATTGCGGCGGCCGAACGCATCAAGCTCAAGTACGGTTGCGCCCTGACCGACATGGTGCGGCATGACGAGTTCATCGAAGTCCCCACCGTGGGCGGTCGTGACCCCAGCCGCATCTCCCGCCAGATCCTGGCGGAGATCTGCGAGCCGCGCATGGAAGAGATCCTGTGCCTGGTGAACCGCACGCTGGAAAATTCCGGTTACAAGAATTTCCTGGGCGCAGGTGTGGTGCTGACCGGCGGCACGGCCCTCATCGAGGGCTGCCAGGAGCTGGGCACGCAGATCTTCAACCTGCCCACGCGCATCGGCTACCCCCGCAATGTGGGCGGGCTCAAGGACGTGGTGAACAGCCCCAAGTTCTCCACGGCCGTGGGGCTGCTGCGTTACGGCGCGGAAAAGGAAGTTTCCGGGCAGAAAAAGTTTACTCCCACGCACAGCGAAAGCGGCGTTTTCGAAGGCCTGCTGGCGCGTATGAAAAAGTGGTTTTCCGACATTTCCTAA
- a CDS encoding cell division protein FtsQ/DivIB — MTFSLKKNRRNTRSYGGSAKAAPSRSTASRPNTRNRARPVKEKRPFALWSKLRGGRVQRFFCVLLLAGLVAAVTGVCAGSLWLYGKATTSDFFATRHIDVAGNVRLSREMVLQYGGLKEGENSLAVSIAEVERKLRATPWVEEVSVKRLLPDRFVIKIKERMPTFWVHKDGVLYYANESGEAIAPVESRNFLSLPTLTVEAGAEDDVAYLPRFMKDLHAGSLPVEAGAIASVMVSPARGIEIYLEDREMRLSIATDDWAGNLARIGLTLGDLARRHELKNVREVRSVNGSVWVTLSQPMRG, encoded by the coding sequence GTGACGTTTTCGCTGAAAAAAAATCGTCGCAATACACGCTCGTACGGCGGCAGCGCAAAGGCTGCCCCCAGCCGCAGCACGGCTTCGCGTCCCAACACCCGCAACCGGGCCAGACCGGTGAAGGAAAAACGGCCGTTCGCCTTGTGGAGCAAGCTGCGGGGCGGGCGTGTGCAGCGTTTTTTTTGCGTCCTGCTGCTTGCGGGGCTGGTCGCTGCGGTGACGGGGGTGTGCGCCGGATCCCTCTGGCTGTACGGCAAGGCCACGACCAGTGACTTTTTCGCCACACGGCACATCGATGTGGCCGGGAACGTCAGGCTTTCGCGGGAGATGGTCCTGCAGTACGGCGGCCTGAAGGAAGGGGAGAACTCCCTGGCGGTCAGCATCGCGGAGGTGGAGCGCAAGCTGCGTGCCACGCCCTGGGTGGAAGAGGTCTCGGTCAAGCGGCTGCTGCCGGACCGTTTCGTCATCAAGATCAAGGAGCGTATGCCCACCTTCTGGGTCCACAAGGACGGGGTGCTGTATTACGCCAACGAATCCGGCGAGGCCATCGCCCCGGTGGAGAGCCGCAACTTCCTCTCCCTGCCGACCCTGACCGTGGAAGCGGGGGCCGAGGATGATGTGGCCTATCTGCCGCGTTTCATGAAGGATCTGCATGCGGGCAGCCTGCCGGTGGAGGCGGGGGCCATCGCTTCGGTCATGGTGAGCCCCGCACGGGGTATCGAGATATATCTGGAAGACCGCGAGATGCGGCTTTCCATCGCAACGGACGACTGGGCCGGCAATCTTGCCCGGATCGGTCTGACGCTGGGAGATCTGGCACGCAGGCACGAGCTGAAGAACGTGCGTGAGGTGCGCTCGGTCAACGGCAGTGTCTGGGTGACGCTCAGCCAGCCCATGCGCGGATGA
- the murB gene encoding UDP-N-acetylmuramate dehydrogenase yields MREIPSPSLAGRTSLHLGGRAIAELVLERAEDYPLLAERLRQLGGSPFIIGAGTNLLARDGELPVVLLRSAIKEGPEVVWESAERAHVRVGAGVPLPRLLGFCARRGFGGLEGLVGIPGSVGGAVAMNAGSYGCETCRNLLEIRAVVDGRPQIFPVAELQYGYRTLLVNGKKNGFLVLEAIFDLTKTDRNGISKLMHRNICEKKSKQPVTAWSAGCVFKNPAPDKPAGILLDRAGFRGRRLGGMAFSTMHANFLINEGKGSASAAFELIEMARQGVLEQTGIMLETEVRIVP; encoded by the coding sequence ATGCGTGAGATCCCTTCCCCGTCACTGGCGGGGCGGACATCACTGCATCTCGGGGGCCGGGCCATCGCGGAACTGGTGCTCGAGCGTGCGGAGGATTATCCGCTGCTGGCGGAACGGTTGCGGCAGCTGGGCGGGAGCCCGTTCATCATCGGTGCGGGCACGAATCTGCTTGCCAGGGATGGCGAATTACCAGTCGTGCTGCTCCGTTCTGCAATCAAGGAAGGTCCCGAGGTCGTCTGGGAATCTGCAGAACGGGCCCATGTGCGCGTGGGGGCCGGCGTGCCCCTGCCGCGACTGCTCGGTTTCTGTGCACGGCGGGGGTTCGGCGGCCTTGAGGGGCTCGTCGGCATCCCCGGGAGCGTCGGGGGGGCCGTGGCCATGAACGCGGGCTCCTACGGGTGCGAAACTTGCAGGAACCTCCTGGAAATCAGGGCTGTTGTCGATGGTCGTCCGCAAATCTTCCCGGTCGCGGAACTGCAATATGGTTACAGAACTTTGCTGGTGAACGGCAAAAAAAACGGTTTTCTTGTGCTCGAAGCCATATTTGACTTGACCAAGACTGACAGGAATGGCATCTCTAAACTCATGCATCGCAATATTTGCGAGAAAAAGTCTAAACAACCTGTGACAGCATGGAGTGCGGGCTGCGTGTTCAAAAACCCGGCCCCGGACAAGCCAGCCGGCATCCTTCTGGATAGGGCCGGCTTTCGCGGCAGGCGGCTCGGCGGGATGGCTTTTTCGACCATGCATGCCAATTTTTTGATAAATGAAGGAAAGGGCAGCGCGAGCGCCGCGTTCGAACTGATAGAGATGGCGCGGCAGGGGGTGCTGGAGCAGACCGGCATCATGCTGGAAACGGAAGTCAGGATCGTGCCGTGA
- the murC gene encoding UDP-N-acetylmuramate--L-alanine ligase → MDSKIRQIHMVGIGGAGMSGIAEVLLNLGYDISGSDMSDSAVVKHLRSLGARIAVGHAAENVGNVQVLVKSTAIPEDNPEVVEARRRNIAIIPRAEMLAELMRLRQGVAIAGTHGKTTTTSLTASIFDTAGLDPTVIIGGRLNVYGTNAHLGSGHYLIAEADESDGSFLCLFPIINVVTNVDEDHLDHYGTRQAIDDAFVQFMNKVPFYGLNVVCGDDPGVRALLPRVKRPVLTYGFAADNQLRAVLLESGMTSRFEVWRGEQKLGEVSLPHPGRHNILNALAAIGAATAADIPFERCVEGLATFRGVGRRFEFKGERNGVTVIDDYGHHPAEIAATLATARQVFPGRRLVVAFQPHRFSRTQAHFGEFCKVFDVVDQLVLTEIYAASEKPIPGVSGESLAQGMRQVSETPVTYFQTIDAMVRGLDDILRPGDVLLTLGAGTITRVGPAWLEGGKDA, encoded by the coding sequence ATGGACAGCAAGATTCGGCAGATTCACATGGTGGGCATCGGCGGCGCCGGCATGAGCGGCATCGCCGAGGTCCTGCTCAACCTGGGCTATGACATCTCGGGCTCGGACATGAGCGATTCGGCCGTGGTCAAGCATCTGCGCAGTCTTGGGGCCCGCATCGCCGTGGGCCATGCGGCCGAGAACGTGGGCAACGTGCAGGTGCTGGTCAAATCCACGGCCATCCCCGAGGACAACCCCGAAGTGGTGGAAGCGCGCCGCCGCAATATCGCCATCATCCCCCGTGCCGAGATGCTGGCCGAGCTGATGCGCCTGCGCCAGGGCGTGGCCATTGCCGGTACGCACGGCAAGACCACCACCACGTCCCTGACGGCCTCCATCTTCGACACGGCCGGTCTGGACCCCACGGTCATCATCGGGGGGCGGCTCAATGTCTACGGCACCAACGCCCATCTGGGCAGCGGCCACTACCTCATCGCCGAAGCCGATGAGTCCGACGGCTCCTTCCTCTGTCTGTTCCCCATCATCAATGTGGTCACCAACGTGGACGAGGACCATCTGGACCACTACGGGACCCGGCAGGCCATCGACGATGCCTTCGTCCAGTTCATGAACAAGGTGCCCTTCTACGGCCTCAACGTGGTCTGCGGCGATGACCCGGGCGTGCGGGCCCTGCTGCCGCGCGTCAAGCGTCCGGTGCTGACGTACGGTTTTGCCGCCGACAACCAGCTGCGCGCCGTGCTGCTGGAATCGGGCATGACCAGCCGTTTCGAGGTCTGGCGCGGTGAACAGAAGCTGGGCGAGGTGAGCCTGCCCCATCCCGGCCGCCACAATATCCTCAATGCCCTGGCCGCCATCGGTGCCGCCACGGCCGCGGACATCCCCTTTGAACGCTGCGTGGAAGGTCTGGCCACCTTCCGGGGCGTGGGGCGGCGCTTTGAGTTCAAGGGCGAACGTAACGGCGTGACCGTCATCGACGACTACGGCCATCATCCGGCCGAGATCGCGGCCACGCTGGCCACGGCCCGTCAGGTCTTTCCCGGCCGCCGCCTGGTGGTGGCCTTCCAGCCGCACCGCTTCAGCCGCACCCAGGCCCATTTCGGCGAGTTCTGCAAGGTCTTCGACGTGGTGGACCAGCTGGTGCTGACGGAGATCTACGCCGCGTCCGAAAAGCCCATCCCCGGTGTTTCCGGCGAGAGCCTGGCCCAGGGCATGCGCCAGGTCTCCGAGACCCCGGTCACCTACTTCCAGACCATCGACGCCATGGTCAGGGGCCTGGACGATATCCTGCGGCCCGGTGACGTGCTGCTGACCCTGGGGGCCGGCACCATCACCCGTGTGGGACCGGCCTGGCTGGAGGGCGGCAAGGATGCGTGA
- the murG gene encoding undecaprenyldiphospho-muramoylpentapeptide beta-N-acetylglucosaminyltransferase — MERVLLTTGGTGGHIFPALAVAEALRLRHPCVELLFVGSQYGPEQRLARAAGIDFIGLPVRGFLGRGLRAFAAAGRMACAVCRARGIIRRFRPQVVAGFGGYAAFAPMLAARLAGVPTVLHEQNAIAGMSNRILGRLARRICLSLPGTEGFDASRTVLTGNPVRAAVVALAGRQHDFSGKRLLVMGGSLGAHALNVHVCRHLGALRAAGIEVRHQTGVRDEAVTREAYAAAGYDPACVSAFIDDMASAYAWADLVLCRAGATTVAELCAAGLPSVLVPFPYAVHDHQTRNAQALVAEGAALMLPEARMESDGLMAQVTDLLQDADRLRAMAAAASGCARVHAAELVAAELETVCAR, encoded by the coding sequence ATGGAAAGAGTCCTCTTGACCACCGGCGGCACCGGCGGGCACATCTTCCCGGCACTGGCCGTGGCGGAAGCCCTGCGCCTGCGCCATCCCTGCGTGGAGCTGCTGTTCGTGGGCTCGCAGTACGGCCCGGAACAGCGTCTGGCCCGGGCGGCGGGCATCGACTTCATCGGCCTGCCCGTGCGCGGCTTCCTGGGGCGTGGCCTGCGGGCCTTTGCCGCGGCCGGGCGCATGGCCTGTGCCGTTTGCCGGGCCCGGGGCATCATCCGGCGTTTCCGGCCCCAGGTGGTGGCCGGTTTTGGCGGCTATGCCGCCTTCGCGCCCATGCTGGCGGCCCGTCTGGCCGGTGTGCCCACGGTGCTGCATGAACAGAACGCCATCGCCGGCATGAGCAACCGCATCCTGGGACGTCTTGCCCGGCGCATCTGCCTGTCCCTGCCGGGGACAGAGGGCTTCGACGCCTCCCGGACCGTGCTGACGGGCAACCCCGTGCGGGCCGCCGTGGTGGCTCTGGCCGGACGGCAGCATGATTTTTCCGGCAAGCGTCTGCTGGTCATGGGCGGCTCCCTGGGGGCCCATGCCCTGAACGTCCATGTGTGCCGTCATCTCGGCGCCTTGCGGGCCGCGGGCATCGAGGTGCGCCACCAGACAGGCGTGCGCGACGAGGCCGTGACCCGCGAGGCCTACGCGGCGGCGGGCTATGATCCGGCCTGTGTGAGTGCCTTCATTGATGACATGGCCTCGGCCTATGCCTGGGCGGATCTGGTGCTGTGCCGCGCCGGGGCCACCACCGTGGCCGAGCTCTGCGCCGCGGGCCTGCCCTCGGTGCTGGTGCCCTTCCCCTATGCGGTGCATGACCACCAGACGCGCAACGCCCAGGCCCTGGTGGCCGAAGGCGCGGCCCTGATGCTGCCCGAGGCCCGCATGGAGAGCGACGGCCTCATGGCGCAGGTGACGGACCTGCTGCAGGATGCGGACAGGCTGCGCGCCATGGCCGCGGCGGCCTCCGGCTGTGCCCGCGTCCATGCGGCGGAGCTGGTGGCCGCGGAGCTGGAGACCGTGTGCGCACGGTAG